The sequence GCGCAGTCATGTATACTCCCAAAAACGGAAGTACCATAGAGCCGGAACGGTTGATGAGCATCACCAATGCCAGCATCCAGCTTTCTTTTGAAAGTCCTTTGTAAGAACTTGTATATATATGTAAGAGTTTCACAATTTCTGATTTAATGATTAATAACATCACTTCGAGTAGATTTTTGAAGAAAATCATATCGAGAAGTTCATTGATAATTCTCGATACATTTTTCTTCATTTCATTTCGAAAAACACTCGAACTGACGAAAAAAAACAGGACTTAAAAAATTAAGCCCTGTTTCATTTATAGTGATATAAATAAATATTTACTCCGGCTTATAGGAGTCTTTTAAAGTTACTGTTCTGTTGAATACAAAATTTGTATCCGTAGAATCCTGATCTTTCGTAAAATAACCAATTCTCTGGAACTGAAGCGGTTCGCCCACAGCAACATCTTTCAAACTTGGCTCAGCAAATCCCTGAATGGTAGATACAGAATCCGGATTGATGAAATTTAAGAAATCTACATCTTTCTCAGCATCAGGCTGTTCTACCGTGAATAAGTTATCGTAAATTCTGACATCTACAGGAATTGCATGTGATGCAGAAACCCAATGAAGTGTTCCTTTTACTTTTCTTAAACTCTCTTCAGTTCCGCTTCCTGACTTAGATTTTTCGTCGTAAGTAGCGTAGATTGTCGTGATTTCACCGTTTTCATCCTTATCCACTCTTTCAGCTTTGATGATGTAAGCCGACTTTAAACGGACTTCGCCACCCAATTTTAATCTGAAGAATTTTTTGTTTGCTTCTTCCTGAAAATCTTCACGTTCTATATATAATTCTCTTGAGAACGGAACTTCTCTTGTTCCTGCATTTTCCTGCTCAGGATTGTTCTCAGTCTCTAACCACTCTTCTTGTCCTTCAGGATAATTCTCAATGACCAATTTTACCGGATCAACGACCGCCATGACACGTTTTGCAACTTTATTCAGATCTTCACGCACGCAGAAATCTAATAATTGAATGGATATTAAATTTTCTCTCTTGGCAACACCTACCTTATCAATAAAGTTCCTAATAGAAGTCGGTGTAAACCCTTTTCTTCTCATTCCGGAAATCGTAGGCATTCTAGGATCGTCCCAACCGTTGACCACATTTTCAGCGACTAGCCTTTGTAGTTTTCGTTTGGAAGTAATCATATAAGAGACATTCATCCTTGCAAATTCTCTTTGCTTATTTTTAACCTTACCGTCTTCGTACACTTGGTCTAAATACCAGTTGTAAAGCGGTCTGTGGTTTTCAAACTCTAAAGAGCAAAGGGAGTGCGAAATTTGTTCGATATAATCAGATTCTCCATGAGCCCAGTCATACATCGGATAAATTTTCCATGCCGTTCCTGTTCTATGGTGAGGTTTATTCAAAATTCTGTACATAACAGGGTCACGCATATTCATATTTGGCGAAACCATATCAATTTTTGCACGAAGTGACATAGAACCACTTTCAAATTCACCGTTTTTCATCTTTTCGAATAGCCCTAAAGATTCTTCAACAGGACGATTTCTGAATGGTGATTCTACACCCGGCTCAGCAGGATTTTTTCTCTGCTCGGTAATCGTTTGCGATGGTTGCTCGTCTACATAAGCTTTCCCTTCTTTAATCAATTGAACAGCCCAATCGTAAAGTTGCTGGAAGTAATCAGATGCGTACAACACTTTATCCCATTTGAAACCTAACCATTCAACGTCTTTCATAATAGAATCTACAAATTCCTGCTCTTCTTTTTCAGGGTTTGTATCGTCGAAACGAAGGTTTACGGGAGCATTGTATTTTTCGCCCAAACCAAAGTTAATGCAGATTGCTTTTGTGTGACCTACATGCAGATAACCATTGGGTTCCGGCGGAAAACGGAAACGGATCTGATCATTTCTCATACCGTTTGCCAAATCATCTTCTATAATTTGCTCAATAAAATTGAGTGATTTTTTTCTTCTTCCATTAGAGTAAACTTACGTTGCTGCATAGTTTACACAGCAATTTGCAAATTTAAGAAAATTTAAGGGTTAAAAAAAACGATATTTTTAATCTTAAATTCACAAACAATTGAAAATTTATTCCGAACTTTATTCAACCAAAATTACATTCACAAAACTATTGATAATGGCTGTTTATATCCTCAGCAACCGCAAAATTGTACGTCATAAAGGCGAAAAGACAGATTCTTTCTCCAACGATGAATACTCAATCCCGAATTTCAGGATTGCGAAATGTAATTTTGAAAATTTCACAGAGCCAACTTCTCAGGAAAAAAGAAAAAAGATTATTCCAACAGAAAAATTTTAGACTATCGCTTGTTTTCCGAACCTGACAAACAAGGGTATGAAGAAGTTTTGGAGGTTTTATTAGGCGAAAAAGCTTTAAAAAACTCAAAATTAACGGCAAATAATCTCGGCGGAACTCAGAGAATGTTTTATGAGTTATATAAAAATATGTCTTCTACAAAAGTGAGAAGTGATGTTTTGATATTTATTCATGGGTATGCGTACACTTTTGACGATGAACTGAAAGCTATTATTGATCTCAAAAAACTGTTTATTGATAATCACGAATCTCCGATTGAACATATTTTGTTTGTGAGTTGGCCCGCATCCAGCAGTTTGGTTCCAATGACGTATTTTGATGATAAGGCGGCAAGCATTAATTCCGGAACTTCATTGGTGAGAATGTTTTATTTCTATACTCAATTTTTAAAAGATATTTTCTCTCACAAAGACCTGAAACCTTGCAATCAGCACATTCACCTAATGACACATTCTATGGGGAACAGAGTGCTTCAAAGTATGCTGTACAGCTTGAAAAAAGAAAATGTGCTAAGAGTGATTGACCAAGTTTTATTGTTAAATGCCG comes from Chryseobacterium sp. 3008163 and encodes:
- a CDS encoding glutamine--tRNA ligase/YqeY domain fusion protein, with the translated sequence MEQIIEDDLANGMRNDQIRFRFPPEPNGYLHVGHTKAICINFGLGEKYNAPVNLRFDDTNPEKEEQEFVDSIMKDVEWLGFKWDKVLYASDYFQQLYDWAVQLIKEGKAYVDEQPSQTITEQRKNPAEPGVESPFRNRPVEESLGLFEKMKNGEFESGSMSLRAKIDMVSPNMNMRDPVMYRILNKPHHRTGTAWKIYPMYDWAHGESDYIEQISHSLCSLEFENHRPLYNWYLDQVYEDGKVKNKQREFARMNVSYMITSKRKLQRLVAENVVNGWDDPRMPTISGMRRKGFTPTSIRNFIDKVGVAKRENLISIQLLDFCVREDLNKVAKRVMAVVDPVKLVIENYPEGQEEWLETENNPEQENAGTREVPFSRELYIEREDFQEEANKKFFRLKLGGEVRLKSAYIIKAERVDKDENGEITTIYATYDEKSKSGSGTEESLRKVKGTLHWVSASHAIPVDVRIYDNLFTVEQPDAEKDVDFLNFINPDSVSTIQGFAEPSLKDVAVGEPLQFQRIGYFTKDQDSTDTNFVFNRTVTLKDSYKPE
- a CDS encoding alpha/beta hydrolase translates to MFSEPDKQGYEEVLEVLLGEKALKNSKLTANNLGGTQRMFYELYKNMSSTKVRSDVLIFIHGYAYTFDDELKAIIDLKKLFIDNHESPIEHILFVSWPASSSLVPMTYFDDKAASINSGTSLVRMFYFYTQFLKDIFSHKDLKPCNQHIHLMTHSMGNRVLQSMLYSLKKENVLRVIDQVLLLNADVSYKVFDDAENSFNKLPLLANKVSIYLNRKDAILGISQFTKNILTPRLGKNGPSNIEHFKDIVSIVDCTFIENDLKNTFKFEFGNHWGYLSSSQAQDDILQTLNGVDRNLITNRIKNNEYTFTIISE